A region of Colletotrichum destructivum chromosome 11, complete sequence DNA encodes the following proteins:
- a CDS encoding Putative FAD-binding domain, FAD/NAD(P)-binding domain superfamily, translated as MTQARPFKKVIVVGAGPAGLLLAILLAKDGVQVQVLEAAGDVDRRPRAAYYGTASIPDLKRAGVLDEIRSLGFPPTSFTSRQFGGDYTCLGLLDTNIIADVDGQDLRSACLPQQDLLEILVRRVESNPLAKISWKHKVLGVGHNQQSAWVDVETPEEGKTTIEADYVVGCDGAHSVVRKSLFGDEFPGTTWDVQLVSTDTYYDLEKFGFTHANFVSHPKNFFIAAKLNNEGLFRITYAEPVDMSYEEVEKRLPKRLEEILPGNPKQGTYKMLGWAPHKIHQRCVPSMRVGRIMVASDAAHLCNPLGGLGVTGGMVDVGGLADCLLGIWHGHADESILDLWSEKRKEKWYKITDKVTTDNFMKTTCRYPLEKLRQRPEWTKSDEARKEFLLQRLGLRYDFTQHYIKATAV; from the exons ATGACTCAAGCACGACCGTTCAAGAAG GTTATTGTTGTCGGCGCAGGTCCAGCCGGCTTGCTGCTGGCTATCCTGTTGGCCAAGGACGgcgtccaagtccaagtcctGGAAGCGGCCGGTGATGTCGATcgcaggccgagggcggcgtaCTACGGAACCGCCTCGATTCCCGACCTGAAGCGAGCGGGAGTCCTGGACGAGATTCGAAGCCTCGGGTTCCCGCCCACAAGCTTCACGTCGCGACAGTTCGGCGGCGACTACACCTGTCTCGGCCTTCTGGACACCAacatcatcgccgacgtcgacggccaggacTTGAGGTCGGCCTGTCTTCCGCAGCAGGACCTGCTTGAGATCCTCGTGCGCCGGGTCGAGAGCAACCCCCTTGCCAAGATTTCTTGGAAGCACAAGGTTCTCGGTGTCGGCCATAACCAGCAAAGTGCCtgggtcgacgtcgagacgCCCGAGGAGGGAAAGACAACGATCGAGGCGGACTACGTCGTGGGCTGCGACGGGGCACATAGCGTCGTCCGGAAGAGCCTGTTCGGTGATGAGTTTCCCGGAACCACATGGGATGTGCAGCTGGTTTCCACCGAC ACGTACTATGATCTTGAAAAGTTTGGTTTCACGCACGCAAACTTCGTTTCCCACCCAAAGAATTTTTTC ATAGCGGCCAAGCTCAACAATGAAGGACTTTTCCGCATCACCTACGCGGAACCAGTCGACATGTCGTACGAGGAGGTGGAGAAGAGGCTTCCTAAGCGTCTGGAGGAGATCCTGCCAGGAAACCCAAAGCAGGGAACCTACAAGATGTTGGGATGGGCTCCCCACAAGATCCATCAGAGATGCGTACCGTCCATGCGTGTGGGACGCATCATGGTGGCGTCTGACGCCGCCCACCTGTGCAACCCGTTGGGTGGGTTGggcgtcaccggcggcaTGGTCGACGTGGGTGGGCTCGCCGATTGCCTTCTTGGCATCTGGCACGGCCATGCCGACGAGTCCATCCTGGACCTCTGGAgtgagaagaggaaggagaagtGGTACAAAATCACAGACAAGGTAACGACTGATAACTTCATGAAGACCACCTGCAGATACCCCCTGGAAAAGCTCCGCCAGAGACCAGAATGGACAAAGAGCGATGAAGCGCGGAAAGAGTTCCTTCTTCAAAGACTTGGGTTGCGATATGACTTCACCCAGCATTACATCAAGGCCACTGCTGTTTAA